One region of Miscanthus floridulus cultivar M001 chromosome 19, ASM1932011v1, whole genome shotgun sequence genomic DNA includes:
- the LOC136526050 gene encoding very-long-chain 3-oxoacyl-CoA reductase-like protein At1g24470 — MAVSGGATSFVASAQSGVISTVKYLLDHSVDLMKADVPLYVETNVVSSAAKNSLFPLFVVGLDACAHAAVRWIGHGPLCVPNLVHQLQWWAAAFLPEILGDTCRLALHLHQRAIFRMLRSSRAHPQGNAGSSVDKFY, encoded by the exons ATGGCTGTAAGTGGAG GTGCAACATCGTTTGTAGCCTCTGCACAGTCAGGTGTTATATCCACTGTGAAGTATCTACTTGATCATAGTGTTGATCTAATGAAAGCAGAT GTCCCGTTGTACGTGGAGACGAACGTGGTCTCCAGCGCGGCGAAGAACAGTCTGTTCCCGCTGTTCGTGGTGGGTCTGGACGCGTGCGCCCACGCGGCGGTGCGCTGGATCGGGCACGGCCCGCTGTGCGTGCCCAACCTGGTGCACCAGCTCCAGTGGTGGGCCGCGGCCTTCCTTCCGGAGATCCTTGGCGACACCTGTCGCCTAGCGCTGCATCTGCATCAGCGGGCCATCTTCCGGATGCTCAGATCGTCCAGAGCGCATCCGCAGGGGAACGCCGGTTCATCAGTGGACAAATTCTACTAG